Within Thermococcus indicus, the genomic segment TCCGTCGTAGAGCTTGTGGGCCGGAGTCGGCCTGTTGGGGTCGGCCTTGACGACCTTGCTCTGAAGGCTCTTGCCGTAGCTGAAGTACATGGCCAGGTATATAACACCGGCCAGAAGAACTATTACAGCGGAGTTCATGGTTGCACCTCCATGTATATTCTGCGCTGTGATGTACACTTTTTAAATATAAATGCCTTTCGGCAAAAAACTGAACCTTTTTCGTTTTTAAACTGATAGTTGGAAACCCGGCCAGAAGCTTGCTGATAAAACCTTTTGTGTACTCCCGCAAAAGTGAGAAGGAAGGAGATTCCTCACCTTAGCTCTATGAGTGGTTGTCCGGTGTCTACTGTGTCGCCTTCTTTGACTAGGATTTTTTTGACTACTCCATCCTTTGGGGCGGGAATCTCGTTCTCCATCTTCATTGCCTCGAGGACGACCAACCCCTGACCGGTTTTGACCGAGTCTCCCTCCTTGACGAGTATTCTCAAAATCTTGCCGGGCATTGGGGCAGTAACAAGGCCCTCACCGGCAGGAGCGGGAGTCGAGACAGGAGCAACCGAAGCCGGAGCAGGGACCGCCGTGGGGATGGGTACAGGGGCAGTGGCTGTTTTCGGAGCACTGGGTGGAGTCGAAGCCCCCGCTATCTGGGGCAGGTACCTGAGGGCACTCAGGTCGATGCCCTCAACGCCGACCTCGAATTCGACGCCGTCCACGTAGACCTTGAACCTCTGAACCGTGGGCGGCAGCTCAGGCTTCTTCCTGCCCTCCTTCCTGGCCCTGAAGAACTCCCTGGCTATCTGCGGGAAGAGGCAGTAGGTCAGAACATCCTCCTCCCTCTCCAGGTAGCCCAGCTCCTCAAGCTCCTTTCTGCATTTCTCCAGCGCGGGTGCGAGCAACTCTCCAGGTCTTACGGTTATGGGTTCCTCCTCCCCCAGGACCTTTGCCCGCAGCTCGGGGTTTATCTCCCCCGGCGGCCTTCCGTAGAGTCCCTTGATGTAGTTCTTGACCTCCTCGGTTATTCTCTCGTACCTTCCAAAGAGGACGTTGAGAACCGCCTGCGTTCCGACTATCTGGCTGGTCGGCGTCACCAGCGGCGGCCATCCAAGGTCTTCCCTGACGCGCGGTATCTCCTCCAGAACCTCCTGGAGCCGGTCTAAAGCTTTCATCTCGCCGAGCTGGCTTATGAGGTTGGAGTACATCCCGCCGGGAACCTGGTACTTCAGAACGTAGGGGTTCACCATGAGGGCCTCCCTGTGGAGCATTCCTGAGTATTTCTCGTCTAGGAGCCTCTTCAGGTACCTCGAAACCTCGTGGATGAGCTCCCTGTCGAGGTGGCTCCCAACCGCTTCCGGCAGGGCGTGCCAGATGGTCTGTATGCCCGGTTGAGCCGTTCCAAAGGCGAGTGGACTTATCGCGGTGTCTATGTAGTCCGCCCCGGCCTCGACGGCCTTGAGGTACGTTGCGACGGCCATTCCGGTGGTGGAATGGGTGTGAACGTTTACGGGAACACCGTAGCGTTCCTTTATCTCGCTCACCAGCTCATAGGCCTTCCAGGGCGTCAGCAGGGCCGCCATGTCCTTGATGGTGATGACATCAACGTCCAGGGCGAGCAGTTCTTCCACCTTCTTCATGTAGTACTCGAGCGTGAACACCTTGCCCGTCGTGTAGGCTATCGCACCCTGAACCTCTGCGCCAACTTCTTTCGCCTTCCTTATCGCCACCTCCATGTTCCTGACGTCGTTTAGGGCATCGAATATTCTGAAGATGTCTATTCCGTTCCTGTGGGCCAGCTCGACGAATTTTTCGACCACGTCGTCCGGATAGTGGCGGTAGCCGACGACGTTCTGCCCGCGGAGGAGCATCTGAAGCTTCGTCTTCCTTATGTGCTCTCTGAGGAGCCTCAGCCTCTCCCAGGGATCCTCCCGGAGGTAGCGGATGCAGACGTCGAAGGTAGCTCCTCCCCAGACCTCCATGGAGTAGAAGCCGATTTTATCCATCTTCTCGGCTACTGCCAGCATGTCGTCAGTTATGAGTCGCGTCGCTATGAGGGACTGGTGAGCGTCCCTAAACGTTGTATCTATTATCTCAACCCTGCTCATACCCCCACCTCCATCCCGGGCTACAGTCAGCCATTTAAAAGTCTAACGACGTTCGGTGGAGAAGAATTCGACAGAAGACGAAATGATGTCGCGCCGGAAAATTTGAAAATTGGTGAGGGCTCAGAGGAGCCCCTCAGCTTTCGCCGCTTCCTCAGGGTCCTCGTTGCGGTGGACGACGCGGAGGAGTGCCTTTATAAACGGCTCCGGGTCTTCACGCTGGAAGATGTTTCTTCCAACGACTGCTCCGGCTCCGCCGGCCTCTATAACATCCCAGACGAGCTTGAGGAAGTCCACGGGGTTATCGGTCTTCGCCCCGCCGCTCAGCAGGACAGGAACTCCTGCGGCGGCATCAACGACCTTGGCGAAGGTCTCCCTCGAGCCGGTCCAGTAGGTCTTTATCATGTCCGCGCCGCTCTCGACCGCGGCCCTGGCACCGTACATGACGACGCGGTAGTCCTCCTTTTTACCGTACTTCTCGTTTATGTAGGGCCCGCGCGGGTAGGCGAACTGGACGACCGGGAAGCCGAGGTCGTGGGCGTAGCTCGCTATCTCCGCGAACTGACGCATCATGGCATCTTCCTGTGGGGAACCCCAGTAAACGGTGGCAGCGATAGCGTCGGCGCCGAGCTTCACCGCATCCTCGACGTAGCCAAGCTGGCTCTGAAGGAGCTGGTCGTCCTTCGGGCGGAGGTTCGTCTTGCTGGTGAGCTTTATCATCAAACCTCTGTCGGGCTTCACGTCGTTGCCGGCTATTCTCGCGAGCCCCGGGAGCATCATGACGCCGTCGATTCCGGCCCTCATGACCTTCTTTATGATAATCCTCGGGTTAACGTGCTCCCAGTGCTCCTCGAAGTCCGTCGGCCCGTGCTCGAAGCCGTGATCCATGGCGAAGATGAGGGCCCTCCCGTCCCTCCTGAAGAAGCGCTTCATCCTCCTCCTTATACCCACGTTCTGGTATGCATCCATACTAATCACCGGGAGTGATATATTCTTTTGGGGATTTAAGGTTTTCCTTGACGGAAAGTTGTTTAAGTCAGAACTGAGAAGTTCCACCGGTGATTCGATGCCAGAACCGGACAGTAAGCTTATCGGTCGTAAAATAATCCGCCTGCCTGAGGTTGACTCCACCAACGAGTACGCGAAGCGAATAGTGCAGGATGTCCCGGAGGGAACGGTTGTCGTGGCGAAGCGGCAGACCGCCGGAAGGGGCAGGAAGGGCCGCTCCTGGACCTCCCCCGAGGGCGGTCTCTGGATGAGCATTATTCTCAAGCCCCCCAGGGTCGATCCAAGGCTCGTCTTCGTCGGGGCGCTGGCGGTCGTCGATACGCTCGCGGACTTCGGAATAGAGTCCGGGATAAAGTGGCCCAACGACGTGTGGGCTGGTGGCAGGAAGATATCGGGAATACTGACCGAGGGAAAGGCCGGGGAGTACAGCATACTGGGAATCGGCCTCAACGTGAACAACGCCATCCCAGAGGAGCTCAGGGAAAACGCTGTGTCGATGATGCAGTTTACCGGCAGGGAGCTGCCGCTCGACGCCGTTCTTGAGAGGCTCCTGTTCCACCTGGAGGGATGGTATAGGGTTTTCCTCGAGAGGCCGGACCTGCTGATGGCGAAGGTTCGCGAGAGGGCGTTCATACTGGGGAAGGCCGTCACCGTAACCGAAGGTGATGAGAAAATCTCTGGCATGGCACTGGACATACTGGACGATGGCTCATTACTCATGAGCATTGACGGACAGTTAAGGAGGATCCTGTATGGGGACGTTTCGCTGAGGTTCTTCTAGGTTCTTTGTCATTTTGTCAATATTTGGCGGATAAAATTAATATATCATCTCGAACTGATTGATTTTGCTGGCAATCAGTCAGCCCAATAAAGGGGGTGGAACAGTGGGAAAGGGACTTCTGAGGAGGTATCTGGACTACCCGGTTCTCTGGAAGATACTCTGGGGCCTCATTCTGGGCGCAGTGTTCGGTCTGGTGGCGGCCCACTTCGGCTGGCAGGACGCGGTTGAGACGTACATAAAGCCCTTCGGCGACCTCTTCGTCAGGCTCCTGAAGATGCTCGTCATGCCGATAGTCCTCGCGTCCCTTGTGGTGGGTGCATCAAGCATCAGCCCCGCCAGGTTGGGCCGCGTGGGCGTCAAGATCGTCGTTTACTACCTGTTTACCTCGGCGTTTGCGGTGTTCTTCGGCCTGCTCATGGGCAACCTCTTCCATGTGGGGAGCGGGGTTGACCTTGGAACCGGCGCCGGCAAGGCCATCGAGGCCCAGCCGCCGTCCCTGGTTGACACTCTCCTGAACATAGTGCCGACAAACCCCTTTGAGTCGCTCTCCAGCGGTGCGGTTCTTCAGACGATATTCTTTGCGATAGTCCTTGGGATAGCCCTCACGTACCTCATCAACAGGGAGGACGAGAGACTCAGGACGGCAGGAACGACACTTCTCAGGGCCTTTGACGGCCTTGCCGAGGCGATGTACCTCATAGTTGGCGGTGTCATGCAGTACGCACCGATAGGCGTCTTCGCGCTCATAGCCTACGTCATGGCAATCCAGGGTACGAAGGTCATCGGGCCGCTGACAACGGTCGTTCTGGCGGTTTACGTCGGTTTGGTCCTTCAGATACTGCTTGTTTATGCCGTTCTGCTCAAAATCTTTGGTATCGACCCGGTGAAGTTCCTCAAAAGGGCAAAGGACGCCATGCTGACGGCCTTCGTCACGAGGAGCTCCAGCGGAACGCTGCCGGTCACGATGCGCGTTGCGGAGGAGGGGATGGGCATCGACAGGGGAATATTCTCCTTCACGCTGCCCCTCGGTGCGACGATAAACATGGACGGAACCGCGCTCTACCAGGGGGTTACGGTCCTGTTCGTCGCATACGCCATCGGCCAGCCGCTTTCACTGAGCCAGCAGCTCGTGGTTGTTCTCACGGCGGTTCTGGCCTCGATAGGAACTGCAGGAGTTCCCGGAGCTGGGGCGATAATGCTCGCCATGGTCCTCCAGAGCGTTGGCCTCGACCTCACTGCCGGAAGTCCGGTAGCCCTCGCCTACGCCATGATACTCGGCATTGACGCCATCCTGGACATGGGCAGGACGATGGTGAACGTCACCGGCGACCTCGCGGGAACAACGATAGTTGCCAAGACCGAGGGAGAGCTGGACGAGTCGAAGTGGAAGGGCTGATCTCTGGTTTTATTTTCCTGTTCCTGCCCTTTCCAGGGTTTTCCTTTATCCGGGTTCTTGGGATAAAGTTAAATACCCCGGTGAGGCGCTATTTACCAGCAGAGATGAAATGGAGGTAGTGCCTAATGAAAAGAGTCTTTGCGGTTATTTTTGCGGCGATTCTTCTGACGTCTGTCGTTGGCCCGAACTTCGCGCTTGCCGGGGATGCGACCCCCGTGGTCTACAAGCAGGACTTCACGTTCAAAATAGTCCTCCTGCCCAACGGCAGCGCCAACATCACCATGACGAGCATCTGGCTGGGGCCGAAGGAGGAGATCGATAAGCAGATAGAGAAGATTCTCAACGAGACCCAGAACGGCAACATGACGATGGAGGAGGCCATAGAGAAGTTCGAGCAGGAGCAGCTCGCCCGGTACATCCAGGGGCTCACCCGGGCAGGGGTAAAGCTGGTGAACGAGAGCATGAAGTCCTACGGCATAGAGGAGGGCAACAACATAACCCTCGTCTTCAACGCGATAGCCCTCGACTACGCCAGGTACTACTCGTATGACCACTACTGGGAGCTCTGGATCGACCCGACTCGGGGATACGGCTCCATGATGGTTCCAGATACCGGGTTCCCCTTTGGAGTCGAGGCCAACAACACGTTTATAGTTGTTCTCCCGCCCAACGCGACTTTGCTCAGCTACCCCAAACCCTTCGTCAAGCAGTACAACCAGAGCAGGTTCGCGGTCGAGTCGAGTGCTGAAGGCGATACCGTCATCGTTCGCTCCCGCATATACCTCGAGCCCTGGCTGACCCCGGACGGTTTTAAGTCTCTCTTTGGGGACTACGGGGACTACTACATCCGCTACAAGACCCCCTACGAGGGAGTCGAGCACTACGAGAAGAGCGTAACCAACGAGTACGTTACCATTGACGTGTACTCCAACGGCACCGTCAGGCTGCACATGAAGGACGAATACGTGGAGCCCCTCAGGGACGTCATCGCCAGAAAGGCCGAGATAGTGTCGTACGGAGTTCAGAACGTTACTGAGTACATACTCAGGACTTACTCCCTTGCGCTCGGCTACCAGGGTGCCATAGTGGACGGTGGTAAGGTCACCATCCTCGGACTCAACGAGACAACCGCGCCCCTTGTCATCGACGCAGAGTACATGCTGAGGAACTTCACCAAGTACGAGAACGGGTCGTACGTCTACACCTTTGATCCAACAATGGGAATGGCCCAGAGTCTCCAGGACAGGAGCGAGTACGAGGTAAACAACACCCTGCACCTCACCCTCAACCTGACCGACGGCGGGGAGTTCATCGAGGTGCCCGACAACATCAGCACCGAGGTCAAGGGCAACCGCTTTACCATGACCGTTGTCCGCAGGGGAAACACCCTGGAGATTGTCTCCAACGTTTACATCCGCTACGGCGCCCAGCCGGAGGACGTGAAGGAGCTTTTGGCCAACCGCACCAGCGCAACGGTAAGGTACACCCTGGCGGCTGAGGAATCAAACGGGGGAATGAGCGACACAGGGAAGATGGCCGCGGTCATCGTCGCGGCGCTTATCGTGGTTCTGGCGGTGGCCTTCTGGAAGAGGCGCTGAGCCTTTTCTTTTCGATATTCATTTAAATGCTGAAGCCAAACTCTTCTGGGGTGATAAAGGTGACCCGCAAGCTCTACTACGAGGATGCCTACCTGAGGGAAGCGAAGGCGAAGGTTCTTGAGGTTAAAGAGAACGCCCTCCTCCTCGACCAGACGGTATTCTACCCAACCGGCGGCGGCCAGCCCCACGACAGGGGAACCATAAATGGCGTTGAGGTTCTGGACGTCTATAAGGACGATGCCGGCAACGTCTGGCACGTGGTAGCCGAACCCGAGAAGTTCAAGCCCGGCGACGAGGTTGAGCTTAAAATCGACTGGGACTACCGCTACAGGCTCATGAGGATCCACAGCGCGATGCATCTCCTGGAGCACGTGCTGAACGAGGTTCTCCCCGGCGAGTGGGAGCTCTACGGCAGTGGCATGAGCGTCCAGAAGGGCCGCTACGACATAACCTACCCGGAGAACGTGAACCAGTGGAAGGAGCAGATTATAGAAACCTTCAACAGGCTCGTTGACGAGGGCGGCGAGATGAAGATATGGTGGGAGGGCGAAACGCGCTACACCCAGATAAGGGACTTTGAGGTAATCCCCTGCGGAGGAACGCACGTGAGGGACATAAGGGAGATAGGCCACCTCAGGAAGTTCAAGCGCTCCAGCCTCGGAAAGGGGAAGCAGAGGCTGGAGATATGGCTTGAGTAAGCCTTTGTCAGTCATCTTTAACTTTTCTTTTAGTGGGCTTCATCGTGTCAGGAACCGCTACGAAATGGACTCTCCCACTAAACCTCCTAAGAAGTTCCTCGGCACTTTTGATATGATAGTGCTCAAGGAATCTTTTCATAACACCTTCCCGAACCTCCCATATTATCCTGTCGTCTTCCATGATGCCTACTAAGTCATACCCACATCCGGATAGTTCGTAAAGTTTTACCCTCAATGTTACCACCTACTCTCTTTGGACTTGACACTATTTGAATTTAATTATCCCACCAGCCGAAACTTCTTTTAAGTGATGCAGACATCACATAGTGGGGATAGCATGATGAAACTTCCGGAACTGAAACCAAATGAGATTGCCCGCTTTTTTGAGCTTTACGAGTGCCCTCAATACATAAAACTCCTTTATGAGAAAAAGAGTGGCAAACTTGACAACTATTACTGTGTATTGGGTATCAAAAGTCGCGTGGACGATGTTCTCGTTAGTTGGGGTGCCAAATTTGAAGAGATTCTCCTCGAGGAGTTACAGGCATTGTTTTCCAATTCAGAGTTTTACGGCCTCTTTAAGAAAACAAAAACCGAAAAATCTCCTAGTCGAGTATTCTTCGAAAGGAATTATCCCGACACCTGTGTTTACATTGACTCGGAAAAGGATTGTGTAGAAAAAAGCAAGAGCTATTAAGAAATCTATCCCGGGAAGTCCCAACCATAATCTATCAACCCTGTCTAAAAGGAACCATTGGAGCATTTCCCGTCGTGGGAAGGGCAGACTTCATTGTGGCGGTTCCAGAAAACGAACGTTTCACCTTTTACGTTTTGGAGGCCAAATTCACAAAAGAGGAGAAGCTTTTCCATAGATTCCAAGCGATAATTTACGCTTATCTCCTGAATCAGGTTTTAGACGGCCTCAAAATCGATGGAGAAATAAAGTTGGCGGTTGTAACCAAGGGAGCCCCACTAACTGAGTGGCCACCGACGGGAACCCTGAGCTTTCCCCAGGAGGTAGAGGAGTACATTTTAACCCTAGAGAACAAGCTGGGAGAAGACGGCCCGTTTTATGCCATGTTGAACTCAGAAAAAGCCGACCTCTGGCTTACAATGAGGTGCGCTGAGTGTCCATTCGAACCCGTCTGCATAGCTAAAGCCGTTGAGAGAAGAGACTTGGGGCTTCTTGGAATTCAGCCGGGCTATCAAAAAGTTTTCAGAGAGGCGGGAGTCAAAACCATTAATGACCTTGCCGATCTCTACGAGTTTCCCGTTGATAAGAAGGGTCGTTCATGGCCCACTAATTTCAAACGTCCCATAACCAAAAAACCTGAGGTAGTTGCCCACATAGTTGGAAAGACTGAACTCAGCAATCTTCCTAAGCTTTCTAAGATGGCTCAGGTAATAAAAAAGGAGATTGAGAGAAAAACAAATGACGTCAGACCCGAATTTATCCCCGGAACTGGCTACAGCTTGCCTGTAGAGAATGGATATTTTTACCCAGAGAACTCGCTTGTCAGGGTTTATCTCTTTGTTCAGCACAATCCGATACACGACACTCTGATTGGAATATCCGGCGTTGTGGAGAACTCCGATTCCAAGCGGATAAGAGTCTTGGCCGAAGTCGCTGATGAAATTCCAGAGGGAGAAGAAGAGGCCCTCAAAATGGAGAGGAACCTCCTAGTGAAATTTTTCACAGAAGTCCTCTATGCCATCATAGATGTTGCGCCAAACTTAGAGGGACAATATTATCGTGACCCTTACGCGAGAAACAAGAAGGGGGAACCCGCTTTCATGGTGGGTTCACGTGACGATGTGTTTCTCCACCTGTACTTTTACAGTAGATTTCACAGAGACAAGCTAATGGAGGCAGTGAAACGTCATAGGGAAGTCTACGGTATGAATGCCATCCGCTCATTTCTGAGTCTCCGGAAGGCGATTGACCAAGAAGGATATTCAATTATCAAGGATGAACTGATAAAGCGTCATGCCCTTAGGTTCCCTCCGGGACTGGGGATAATTCCTGTGGTTCACCAATTTCAGCTTAACTGGGGGGAGGCTCCAGAAGAGTACCAGGGCAATGCACCCAGTTGTTCACATGGGGGTTGGTTTAGATGGAATGGGTTAGAAGAAAAGTTTGAGGACCTTTTCAGGTTCCTCGTTGAGAAGGATGAAAATGGCCGGTTGATACTGTTTAAGGAAGATAACTCGTGTCCCCTGTACAACATAGGAAAACACTCATTTGGGGGATATGGAAGGATTCCACCCCTTTATCCTATCTTCCATAGGGAAGACGAGCAAGTGCCGCTTTACGTGATATGGAATGCATTTACCAAGAACAAACAGGAGGAGCTGAAACATCTACTCAAGTACTTAGCGCTTGCCGTTAGGCATATTGAGCGTTCAATACCTGAAAGCACAAAGGACAGGTTTGTTAAAAAAACTCCGTTTAGCCTCCAGGACCTCGTCGATTTTAACATAGAGAATGTCAGTCTGGCGGAGGTTCTTGAAGAATACCAGAAACTCGAGTACAGCAAAAGGAAAGAGGAACTCCAAACTCACCACCGGCTTCCTCTCTCAGTTCGCGTGTTGAGTGGACGTAGCATAGTGATTAAGATCTCTAAGGTGGAAAAAGATAAGGGCAGGAAGATAAAAATAATCGGGCATGTAGTCCTTCCGCCAACCGACGATGAAGGTATCTGGAGGGATTATGCCTCATCAGAAGCCCCGTTGTTTAGTTTAGATGAATCCTCATGGGTTGTCATTACCCCCATCAAAAACGAATGTAAAAAAGAAGGGGGCATGTGTCTCAGGCTCGTAATAACAGACAAGAAAGATCCAGCTTTTGAAATATCAAGATCCCCTCTTGCGGTGATCAATAGGTTTGATAGAAAAACAGGGGAGGTTGAACTTTCCTTCCTTCCCCTTCGTCAGCATGGGCCGTTTTTGTTAAGCCACTCCTTCCCGAAAAATGACTATTCCGGAATTCAGATTAATGGTGAAACGATTTCAGGTGGGAGTTATTTAGCCATCGACCCCGCTATGGATGATCTTAACATGAACCGGGCCTACACGGTTCTCGAAGAAATCCTCAAGGGTTCACGTCATCATTATCTCTACAAAAAACTGCAGGACATCTATTCATCAGAGAGGTTTACCCATGGGGACATTAAGAAATACCGGATACATCTGTGGGAGAGAGAACACATTGAAGAGTTCGTGAATCTCCTCGAAAATGTTGGCAAAGTAAGCGATGGGGTCCATGCTCCAAACTCCAGCCAGAAGGGTTTTATTCTTGACATTGACCACTTCTTGGTGAGTCTCCAGGGGCCGCCTGGGACAGGCAAGACTTCGGGGGCTGTTGCGCCCGCGATACTGGCTAGGGCGTATTCTTCAATAAAGCAGAAAAAGAACTCGGTTTTCATCGTCACTGGAGTTTCTCACAGAGCCATTGATGAAGCACTTATTAGAACCGCCAAATTGCGTTTAGCTCTTAGATCCCATGCCAAAGAGCTTGGAAATATTGAGCTCATTAGGGTGGCCAGTAGTGGAGATGCTCTCCCTCAAATAGAAAATAACTTAAGGGCAGAGAACTTCATGCCCGAGGAGTACAATGTCGCTCTAACGTACGCTGAAGGAAATAAGATTCGAGAATTGCTTTCCTCCACTCGGCTTGATGGGTGGTTGTCTCAAACAGGTCGTGTAAAGGTTATCTTCGCAACCCCCGGAACGATTTTCAAGCTATTCAAGGATTTGACTAAGTTCCCACCAATGGCTGAGCTTGTGGTTATTGACGAAGCTAGTATGATGGACCTTCCAATGTTCATAATGGCAACTATGGGTGCTAAAGATAGTTCACAGGTTCTTATTGTAGGTGACCACAGGCAAATGCAGCCGATCCAGACTCATAACTGGGAGGTTGAGGACAGAAAGACAATTGAGGAACACGTTCCATTTCTATCAGCAATAAACTTCTTGAGGTTCTTGCGTGGGGAGCTTGATCCAGAGGAGCACAAGGAGTTCGAAAAGCTCCTTTATCGGAATCCTCCCCTGTGGGAGAGCAAAGAAGTAATGGAGAATTTACTTCCCATTCACCGGTTAAGAGAGACCCATCGTTTACCTCAGATTGCTGCGGAGATGCATTCTGAGCTTATCTACAGCAAGGACGGGATTGAGTTGGTAAGTAAGAAGAGAGGAGATAAGAAAAGACAATTGATGCAAGTTGTGACTAATCTTAAAGTTCCAGAGTGGGTAAGGTGGATTCTTCATCCTGAGTACCCCTATGTCATTATTGAGCACAATGATACTTCTTCCACAAAGGTCAATGAACTCGAGGCAAAAATAGTCTCTGAAATAGTTAAAGCCATTCCAAGGGGGTTGGATGTTGGTGTAGTCGTCCCATATCGGGCTCATAAGGCGTTAATTTACAGGAAATTTAGGGATTTGGGTAGGGAAGTGTTAGTTGATACCATCGAGAGGTTTCAGGGCGGTGAGAAGGATGTCATCATAATATCCATGGCATCGAGTGACCCCACTTATTTAGCAACGGTTTTCGATTTTATTTATGACCAGAATCGGTTTAACGTGGCCGCCAGTAGGATGAGGGAGAAGCTGATATTGATTGCATCGAAGAGTCTCTTCACGGCGTCAGCCTTTGACTTGGAGCAGTTTGAGAAGGTCAAGGTTTGGAAACGGTTTTATTTACGGGTTAAGAAATCCGGGGAAACAAGTCCAATGTTGGATTTCAGAGCAATTGAAGATATCCCTATACGAGTCAGCTTATATAGGCTAAGAGAGTGGAAATAAAAAGAGTCCCAGTTGAAGGCTTTCTTCGGGGGTAATTTGCCATGTCTTTGTTATGGTGGCATTATATAATACTGGCAATAACCCTTTAGTGGGCAGTTGTTGCACTTTGGTGTGCTTGTACATATTC encodes:
- a CDS encoding pyruvate/oxaloacetate carboxyltransferase, yielding MSRVEIIDTTFRDAHQSLIATRLITDDMLAVAEKMDKIGFYSMEVWGGATFDVCIRYLREDPWERLRLLREHIRKTKLQMLLRGQNVVGYRHYPDDVVEKFVELAHRNGIDIFRIFDALNDVRNMEVAIRKAKEVGAEVQGAIAYTTGKVFTLEYYMKKVEELLALDVDVITIKDMAALLTPWKAYELVSEIKERYGVPVNVHTHSTTGMAVATYLKAVEAGADYIDTAISPLAFGTAQPGIQTIWHALPEAVGSHLDRELIHEVSRYLKRLLDEKYSGMLHREALMVNPYVLKYQVPGGMYSNLISQLGEMKALDRLQEVLEEIPRVREDLGWPPLVTPTSQIVGTQAVLNVLFGRYERITEEVKNYIKGLYGRPPGEINPELRAKVLGEEEPITVRPGELLAPALEKCRKELEELGYLEREEDVLTYCLFPQIAREFFRARKEGRKKPELPPTVQRFKVYVDGVEFEVGVEGIDLSALRYLPQIAGASTPPSAPKTATAPVPIPTAVPAPASVAPVSTPAPAGEGLVTAPMPGKILRILVKEGDSVKTGQGLVVLEAMKMENEIPAPKDGVVKKILVKEGDTVDTGQPLIELR
- a CDS encoding exodeoxyribonuclease VII small subunit, with translation MKRVFAVIFAAILLTSVVGPNFALAGDATPVVYKQDFTFKIVLLPNGSANITMTSIWLGPKEEIDKQIEKILNETQNGNMTMEEAIEKFEQEQLARYIQGLTRAGVKLVNESMKSYGIEEGNNITLVFNAIALDYARYYSYDHYWELWIDPTRGYGSMMVPDTGFPFGVEANNTFIVVLPPNATLLSYPKPFVKQYNQSRFAVESSAEGDTVIVRSRIYLEPWLTPDGFKSLFGDYGDYYIRYKTPYEGVEHYEKSVTNEYVTIDVYSNGTVRLHMKDEYVEPLRDVIARKAEIVSYGVQNVTEYILRTYSLALGYQGAIVDGGKVTILGLNETTAPLVIDAEYMLRNFTKYENGSYVYTFDPTMGMAQSLQDRSEYEVNNTLHLTLNLTDGGEFIEVPDNISTEVKGNRFTMTVVRRGNTLEIVSNVYIRYGAQPEDVKELLANRTSATVRYTLAAEESNGGMSDTGKMAAVIVAALIVVLAVAFWKRR
- a CDS encoding biotin--[acetyl-CoA-carboxylase] ligase; the protein is MPEPDSKLIGRKIIRLPEVDSTNEYAKRIVQDVPEGTVVVAKRQTAGRGRKGRSWTSPEGGLWMSIILKPPRVDPRLVFVGALAVVDTLADFGIESGIKWPNDVWAGGRKISGILTEGKAGEYSILGIGLNVNNAIPEELRENAVSMMQFTGRELPLDAVLERLLFHLEGWYRVFLERPDLLMAKVRERAFILGKAVTVTEGDEKISGMALDILDDGSLLMSIDGQLRRILYGDVSLRFF
- a CDS encoding dicarboxylate/amino acid:cation symporter, producing the protein MGKGLLRRYLDYPVLWKILWGLILGAVFGLVAAHFGWQDAVETYIKPFGDLFVRLLKMLVMPIVLASLVVGASSISPARLGRVGVKIVVYYLFTSAFAVFFGLLMGNLFHVGSGVDLGTGAGKAIEAQPPSLVDTLLNIVPTNPFESLSSGAVLQTIFFAIVLGIALTYLINREDERLRTAGTTLLRAFDGLAEAMYLIVGGVMQYAPIGVFALIAYVMAIQGTKVIGPLTTVVLAVYVGLVLQILLVYAVLLKIFGIDPVKFLKRAKDAMLTAFVTRSSSGTLPVTMRVAEEGMGIDRGIFSFTLPLGATINMDGTALYQGVTVLFVAYAIGQPLSLSQQLVVVLTAVLASIGTAGVPGAGAIMLAMVLQSVGLDLTAGSPVALAYAMILGIDAILDMGRTMVNVTGDLAGTTIVAKTEGELDESKWKG
- the fba gene encoding class I fructose-bisphosphate aldolase; protein product: MDAYQNVGIRRRMKRFFRRDGRALIFAMDHGFEHGPTDFEEHWEHVNPRIIIKKVMRAGIDGVMMLPGLARIAGNDVKPDRGLMIKLTSKTNLRPKDDQLLQSQLGYVEDAVKLGADAIAATVYWGSPQEDAMMRQFAEIASYAHDLGFPVVQFAYPRGPYINEKYGKKEDYRVVMYGARAAVESGADMIKTYWTGSRETFAKVVDAAAGVPVLLSGGAKTDNPVDFLKLVWDVIEAGGAGAVVGRNIFQREDPEPFIKALLRVVHRNEDPEEAAKAEGLL
- a CDS encoding alanyl-tRNA editing protein, encoding MTRKLYYEDAYLREAKAKVLEVKENALLLDQTVFYPTGGGQPHDRGTINGVEVLDVYKDDAGNVWHVVAEPEKFKPGDEVELKIDWDYRYRLMRIHSAMHLLEHVLNEVLPGEWELYGSGMSVQKGRYDITYPENVNQWKEQIIETFNRLVDEGGEMKIWWEGETRYTQIRDFEVIPCGGTHVRDIREIGHLRKFKRSSLGKGKQRLEIWLE